Within Lolium rigidum isolate FL_2022 chromosome 5, APGP_CSIRO_Lrig_0.1, whole genome shotgun sequence, the genomic segment CGCTCAGAGCGGCGATGTCGACGGTGGTCAGGGCCTTCTCGTCCTCCCCCGcggcccccggcggcggcggcggcggcgtctccatgGTGCAGGGCGCGTCGCGGGGCATCGGGCTCGAGTTCGTGAGTACACAAACCCAATCCCGCCTTCTCCTTCCCGCATTCTGTCAGCGCGTCGCAATCCTTGGAATTTCCGATTCGCTGATCGATCCCGTCTCACGCCTCTCGATTTCTGCCCGCAGGTGAGGCAGCTGCTGCGGAGGAGCGACCAGGTCCGCGTCGTGGCGACGTGCCGCGCCCCGGACTCCGCGGCCGAGCTCCAGGAGCTGAGGCGGGAGCACGCGCGGCGCCTCACCGTGCTGCCGCTGGACGTCACCGACGAGAGCACCATAGAGGTAATGTTATGGATGATAGATTATCGCCCCTCCCCTTTCCCCGCACAATTCCGCAAGCTGATGCAGTGAATACTACTGTTGTTTCATGGCAGGCTGCGGCGGCCGCAGTCGGGGAGACCCACGGATCTCTGGACCTGCTGATCAATGCCGCCGGCATCCTTTCCATCCCAAATGTCATACAGCCAGGTCTGTTCTTCACACAGCCATCGAGAACCGTCTGTTTTTACACTGGGACACTGCTTTCCAGATTGCATTCCGTTGGTGATGGGCTTATGGCCTTATGATGGTTTGACTGAAATAAGGGTTGCTCTCATCTCATGTTGCAGAGACCTCACTGAGCAAAGTTCGGAAGTCGTCCCTGCTACTGGCGTATGAAGTCAATGCTGTTGGACCTATTCTAGTCATCAAGGTAGAGATCACCATTTCGTTTCTGCTCCCAATTGTGTCCGCATTCCTCTAGACCACGTGGCGTGCTTACTCCAGTGTCTGAATTGATCGTTAACTGTCCTCTGATGTCTGAATTGTTCTTCTTCTCAGCACATGCGCCCGTTCCTTAAGATTGGCGCCAGCTTGGAAACAGGGAAAGGTTTCTCGTTGGTTGCAAATATGAGTGCCAGGGTTGGCTCGGTAGGAGATAATGCTCTGGGAGGCTGGCATTCCTACAGAGCTTCTAAAACAGCACTGAATCAATGTATGTGAACAGTAAGATGCATGTTCACATTCACTCTCCACTAGCTTGTTATCCATACAAATCCTCTTATCCGTACCCTTTTTTGTCTTAGGTTTCTAAAATGCATGTATTGGTCACGTTTTGCAGTGACAAAGACTGCATCAGTCGAATTGGGCAAGAAGGACAACATTGCTTGCATTTTGCTACATCCAGGAACAGTTGACACCGACCTCTCACGGCCATTCCAAAGAAATGTGGCAAAGGATAAGCTCTTCACGAGGGAGTTCTCTGTACAAAAGCTCCTGTCCATCATCGACAATGCCAAGAAGACTGACAACGGGAAGTTCTTCGCTTGGGATGGTCAAGAGATCCCATGGTGACCACTGTTTTCAGTCAGTGACCATTCGACCACCTCCACCCCTGCTGCTTTTCTGTTCCTATTTTTAACATTCTTCTTTTATCTTCGGAGCTGTTTGTGTTTCTTTTAGCCTTAAATTCTGTGATATGGAAAACATGGAAGTAGTTCCCTTTCCTGGAGTATTATATATACATATATGCAATTTTCTGCTAAATACAATCAAACTTGTTTCCTAGAATATCTGTAAGCACCTGCTAAGCGCTGGTGCATACTGAAGCATTGATACTACAAAATTGAAACCTCATTGACCCTACATAGCAAAAGACAAACAGTTGTGTTGTGCTCAGCACGTTTCCAATCACCTCATTTTATTATTTTACATGCCCCTTTGACTGTAAAATAATCGACAAAACTTCTTTGCCACATATTGGTGCTCCCCACCTCACTGGGCTACGTCACTGGTCAGCTAATCCCGTACACTGTGCTCATTGGAACCTCCCCACTGTCCGGCGCTACTTATTCACACATGGCTGTCCTTGTTGGGCCTCTACTCAGGCGGCGACGTGGCCTACCTTGGGATGTTCACTTGTGAAATCTGAACTAATCCGATACTCTGAATAGGTAAGCTCTGATTCCACATCCCCATCATCTATTTTACAGTTCAAGTACTTGACAGCGGGCATGGTAGTTGTAGTTTGTGTGGCCTTGTGGTATGGATTTGTGGAATGGCAAATTATTTTTTTAATGCTGTTTTGCATAGTTATTGTAGGAATTGAAAAGTTTTTGAAGCCTGAACTGACTACTGAATCTGTAATGTTATGATTTATCGAATTAAAATTATAACTGCACAAAGGAGTCtcattactttttttttttgcagggaaaaGAGTCTCGTTACTTGGTATTGTAGTCATACAGACATACTCTCCTATGTGGTCACCCCGGTGAACAATTTCACAGATGCACCGCTAATTGCAAACAAACTACATGCAATGCAAGTCTTGAAATTTGCAACGTGCTTGCAGTTGTGCAATACTGGAAAAAGTGAATAGCCTAGAAACACATCAATTATTATCTACTTATAAGAGTACTTGCACCGGTAACTCCAGGCCACCTGTGTTCCCTTGTAGCATCTCGACAACTCTTCTCATAGTTGGTCGATTACTGGCACTTAACTCCATTGCTCTCTGAAGAACTGTAACAATATTCTTCAATGTTTTCTGAAACCCACTGCAGAAAATTGGCTGCTACATTCATAAACTGAACATGTTTACTAGAATAGTAAATGCACATGGTTGAAGCTGTTTTGGTAAATATCGAAAACATCTTGGATAAGGCTCAGACATATTGTGTACacatttttctttgtttcttccaTGTGCCCATGACCTGCAAAAATTTGATGGTGGTCATGAGCAGTTGCATTATGGATTCGTGGACAAATATAAAGCTCTTAAACGTTTTACAATCTTCCTCATCATTTATGAACATCATAATTGTCATTTTTCGCTTAGGAGATCCTAAATGCTTCTGTATCTCTAGTTTTTTTTCTTGATTTTGTATGAATGTTCTGCCATTTTCTTGTGTTCTCATTGGAATATTTAAGAATCAATTGTAGATGTTTCTATTTCTGTGAGCATACCCATCATGCCTCTCCGTGAAGTCTCAACAGAAAATCTCGTCCCAGAGGTTTCTGATTTTTGCATAGACTATCACAAGTAAATGTAAACCAATTCCATTTGAACCATGTTATGTGCACCCTGAATAAAAGTCGACACTTGACAAATGTTTTCTTATAGGAGAGATCCACAAATGTTTCTGTATTTTTCTTGATTACATATGCATTTTCTATCTATTTGGGTTACCCTTAATTAGATAATTATATACCTTACTTTGCCTTATATTCCTAGAATGTACCGATCATCATATTGAAAAAAATCGTATCGGTCGAGGTGCGTAGGTGAAATAGGAGACTTCAAGATATGCATTCTACCACTCAAATGTATGTCCACCTGATATTGAAATTTACCATTTTATCcaaaaagttgtgattttttaATGGACGTTACTGATGCTATAACAGGTAACCTTTGCTTACCACAGTCCGGCGTGCACAACATGGCCTCGGAGCAGAAGCATCCAAGGAACCCCACCTACCTGGTCATAGCTGCAGTGACCCTTGGACAGCTTGCACTTGCAGCACGGTGTGAGATTTCACTCGAGGGCCCAGCTCAGCCGGAACCCTGGCGATACCCACTGCTCCCCAGTCTCTGGCTATACTCCAGCTTACTAGCCAGCCCTTCAGCACAGGTGCCACATACACCTTCTCGCAAACCCTAAACCAATCCTCTTAAAGCATGCTAGGCTGCTGAGCTAGGAAAGATGAAGAGCAACCTTGTTCAAAGCCGCTGTAGTTGACCGGGATGATGTCCGGCAGCGGATGTGCAGAGGCCGTGAAGTTGCAGTCAATGAAAGAGATGCCGCTGTTACTGGTGGCTGAGAAGTTCAGCCATGCTTCCGGCGGTATGATGGCATTGTGCTGGAATCTTGGGTAGCCATGCTCATCGCCGGCCAGTGCGTCTTCGTTGACAGCGTGATGGTGTGGTTGTCATGGTCGAAGCCCAACACATTATAGTTGGCACCGCCGCCGAGGTACAGGGTGGAAGTGCTGTTCTCGCAGAGGGATGGCCATGTTGGGAAAAGCCCCACTAGGACTTGGTTACCCCGTCAATCACCTTGGACTCGTTGTGAAGGTAGAACAGGTACTGTACATTGAATTGGTCACTGCATGTGAAAGACTTCTGGCACATGCTTGGGTTGTACGCTTCGCAGGCTGTCTGTGCTTCGCCACTTGAAACTGTGAGCGAGGCAGCAGCGACTAGGAGAAAGCGGAAGAGCAGTGGCATGATCAACTGATTGTTGGATGGCCTATGCTGTGGGGAAGAGCAGAGGTATGATGTGGATGAGGAAGAGTCAAAGTCAGGAAGCTCATTAGGCTGGAACTGGGAGAGTTGCTTCCACCAAGTGCGGAAATTTCACGCGTAATCTCTCTGACATTTCACTTAGAATCTTATGCAGCAATGGTCACCTCAAAGAGGTGAAGAAGGTGGAGTGGACGGGCAGCTAAGGTAATAGAGGATGCAGAAATCCAAGTTGAAGACTGGGATTGGACAGAGATGGGAAGAAGAAAATATGTTGAAGACTGGGGTCTGGGCTCtggacagatatgtgaagaaGAAAATAagttaaagaagatgctgatatgTGAGGCTGACTTCCTGATGAGACTCTTCATAAGTAGGTCCAATTTATTTTTGTTGGACATTACTGGAAAAGTCGGTAAACTAGCAGACCAATTTACTTATATATGAATTATGACCAACTGCATTTACTGATAGCGATGGTCTATGTGCGACAGGTCACGGGTCAGGAGAGCATATATTGCTAATGCTGAGTAGAACTCATGAAGTTGAAAGAACATGATCCAGTGGGTTCGGTTATATCTCCTTCGTTGACAGCTCAAGCAGAAGAAATTTCAGGTACCGAACAAATTAATCTGGGTTTGCAGCACATTGGATGACCAGTTATTTGTTCAGAAATGATAAATGACAAGTACCTGCACGTTTACCACTGAATCCGCCAGGGACACACATGCCAGGACATGCATCTCTGGCGCATCTCACCCTTCGTGCAGTTATGATATTTTTTCCAGCACTGAATCAGTGTTAGTAGACAGCATGATGCATGTTCAATTCAATAGATTCATTCAATAGATCCGTTGAcccctgattttttttttcttttctgattCCTTGTACTCCTTGCCAGAAAAATTAAGATCTGTGGACGAATGTTGCTCTGGGGAGCCATATCACCGCTCGGTGAGAGGCTGGGAGTTGTTAGCTTTTCTTCAGACCCCATCACCACACTAACTTGGATAACGAGCAGCTCAATAGAATGCATTCTGACTGCACCGCACTGATAACCAATTCAAGTTTGACACGGTTCTAGGTTGTGACGGTCCTTATAGTGCTGCTATGCTGTTTTCTTTTAAATCACACTCAACACGTGCATTAGAAATGTGTTTGTCTTGCTTGGACCACATCCGGCCATTTCAATGCAGCAAAAGTATCACTCTGATCTACACAGGTTGCAGCATCCTCCTGTTTAGGGTATGTTAGAGATGAACTCCACTAGCTTAGCAGAATGCATGCCATTTAAGCACTACATCGAGTATTAATGGCTATACAAAAGGATAGCCCCAGTAGACAAAATTAGATGGTAATTTGCGGGAAagcatcatgcatgcatgcatgcatgcatgcatagttTCAAGTAGCTCAGATACTGTTAGAGCTTGGTTCAGTTGAAGATTATATATAATGAGTTTTTTTTGCCTTAATTTCCTATTATAAGTACCAGTACC encodes:
- the LOC124656547 gene encoding C-factor-like, which encodes MRGSTLRAAMSTVVRAFSSSPAAPGGGGGGVSMVQGASRGIGLEFVRQLLRRSDQVRVVATCRAPDSAAELQELRREHARRLTVLPLDVTDESTIEAAAAAVGETHGSLDLLINAAGILSIPNVIQPETSLSKVRKSSLLLAYEVNAVGPILVIKHMRPFLKIGASLETGKGFSLVANMSARVGSVGDNALGGWHSYRASKTALNQLTKTASVELGKKDNIACILLHPGTVDTDLSRPFQRNVAKDKLFTREFSVQKLLSIIDNAKKTDNGKFFAWDGQEIPW